A segment of the Zonotrichia albicollis isolate bZonAlb1 chromosome Z, bZonAlb1.hap1, whole genome shotgun sequence genome:
AAGCAAGGAAAATTTCCACTAAATCTGCAATGCTCTTTCCAAGCAGCCTTGTATGTACAATCACTTTGCACAGCACACAGCTCTATATAGGGTGCTATAGGTATATGACCTAAGCTGATCATTGGAGAAAAGTTCTAAAAAACTTCTGCAAATGACTGAGAAGGAAATTTATGGATGTGTGTCTAATTCTATGTTTCTTTTTATATGACAGGTGAAATAACCTGTAATGGAGGAACAGCTCCAGCTTCCAAAACCTGTAGCATACTTTAGACCTATTCTCACTGAAATATATGCTACACAAAAGGAGAACACCctataaaaacaacaacaacaaaccaaaactaaacagcaacaacaacaaaaatgaaaacccaaaaccccccaaaccccccaaaagcaaaaaaaaaaaaaaaccaacaacaacaacaacaaaaaaaaaactaaaaaaaaaatcatggtgTACAAATACATTCCTGATTGGACTATTCTGATAATTTATTAGGCTTGTGACCAACCAGGGAAGGGCTAGATCTTGTTTGCCTTAATTGCATCTCTTCCTGATGGTAGGGAGCCAGTTCTCTCCTGTCTCCTGTCCTCCATTTAATGTATCTGATGTCAGATGGCATGTGACAAGTCAAGACAACATTTGGCCCAATAAATCAGGTTGTAAGATTATGGAACAGCATTTTTCCTGCACTGAAACCTTCTTATCCCAAAGCTGATGGGGATAGTCCTGCTCCGTACAACCTCCTGAGAGTGACAGTGAATGCAACCATAACCTTCAGAGtggtaaaaatgaaaaagagataAAGTTATCATATCTAAGTCTGTATCTGTCTGGACATCAGAAGGACGCCTGAGGGTAAGGATAAAGCATGAAAACTGACCACAGTAAACCTTTGAACTCTCTAAAAGATTATGATTCCACTTAAATCCAAGAAACGCTCTGACAGTTAATACATCTGCATTCACTTCAAGAATCTGGATAGGTTGCTATCCCAAAGCATGGAGCTATTCATGCAACACACAGTAGCTGCCTTCTCTAGGAGCAGGACCCACATTGTATACTAACTGAAGCTTTATTCCTTCATGAATAATTTTAAGAAGACAGTGTTATCATTACCCATCACAGTTCCTCTTACAATTAACTAAGCAACCTGAGTTGTGAGATCTCATAAATTTGTTCTGTTTTGCCTCGTAATGCTGTTACTTAACACAATGGATCAGGACTAACTGTCCTacctttcctcctcctgctctgagaTGTCTTGTTTTTAGATAACATGCCAGACTTGTAACTCTTATTTCAGATGAAAGTAACTTTTCATGTTTATTGATGCAAAAATAGAACATTCGATTACATTCTTGTAATAATAGACACAACCCctgtcctgctccctcctcccacccccttctttcttttttaaaattgtttgcaGATCAGTTTTGCTGGGGATTTTCTTCTTCTATTACTCCTGTTACCTTCAGGATTCTTACCCTTCAGTATATTGTTTTGCATTACAAAAATACTGCAAGTAAAAGGAAAACTAGAGCTGTGGTGGTACCTGGTGATCATTTACTGGTCTCAATGTCGTAAGCGAGATGTAATCCTCAATCATTGTGCAGCCATTCTGTGAGAAGCAATGTGTCTTTCAGGAAAATACAGAAACTTGTCCACTTGCATAAAAGTTAAAACACAACAGGTAGTGACTCCATGTTGTATGTCTCATTTTATtaagaatcatagaatgtcAAGGGCTATGTCAGCATCATCTAGTCCCAGCCTCACTGCCATTGGCAGGAACAACTCTCACTAGACCAGATTTCTCAaggcctcatccagcctggctttgaacagTGCCAGAGTcggggcacccacagccccctggacaacctgttccagtgtctcaccaccctcacagtaaagacaTTTGATGTAAATTTCCCTTCTTTCAGTTTGTACCCATTACACCTTGTCCTTTCACTACAGTTGCTGGTGAAGagtccctctccatcttccCTGCAGGACCCTTCAGATACTGCAGGATTGCCAGTAGGTTCCCAcacagccttctcttttccaggctgaatagccccagctctctcagcttgtCTGGGGggggtgctccagccctcttaCCAATGttgtggcctcctctgcacTTGATCCAACAGTTCCATGTTTATTGCTTATGTTTGGGGCACTGGAAATTGTCTCagactccaggtggggtctcacaagAGCAGAAGACCATGTGGGAGGTTTTATCATACCGCAGAAGTCATCAAATAAATtctgttctttcttttcttttttaagcgGGAAAAATGCCACAGGTTATTGTAATGCACAGTGGTAAGTAGTGGGATTTTGATGATCACCACAAGACACCGTACACTTAAATACTGAGAAAAGCTCCATATGTTCTCAAATGTTTTCTGGGAAATAAAACCTGAAGGCTAACCTTCCTGCTCCCTGTAACCAGCGTGAGGCactcagagccctgcagggtgctccagcagggctgctcacaCAAGGAGCACGGTGTGCCAGCCCATCGccccctgtgagctctggggGACTGTGCCCTGGCTGCCCGCCTACACTTGGAGCACAGCTGGTCCTCACAGCCTCAGGGTGGGCATGCTGCCACATATTTCCAAATGGGAATATGCATGCATGCATGCAGGGGGTGTCCATGGACACTCAAGAGCAGGGTGCCAGTGGAGGAGGCTGTTTCTTAGGGGTGGACCTTTGCCATGGGAGCAGTGAGTGAGGGCCAAGAAACAGATTTGTCCACTGTTTTCTCAGGTGTGGTGGACTGAACTTTTCTTGGGTGGGCTGGTTGAGCCAGTTTCCACGATAACCTGGGATTGATGTCTTAAAGTGTTTTCACATCAGATAGGGAAAAAAGGCACATCAGAAGCAGATCCTGCAGAGGTAGGGTAATACTTTTTATCATGCCAATCTCCTTCCTTCTGGTGAGGCACAACTGTATCTAACAATGCAAAACTCTCCCTCCTGGGCAAATCTGGGAGCAAACCTCTAAAGGGGTTCCTCTAGAAAGCAGATTCAAGTGGCCCCTCCCCCAGCTggttcaggaaaatatttacttggagaaaagtggaaaaaactgtttatttaacaggcaaagtattcaccagcacaaaaacaaacaaacaaacaaacacacaattatttttaaaaatcccatattaaacaataaaaccccttgccactccaaaagagatgacaaactcagaaagtccctccccaggttgcagctgagctcactcagtctctgatcagtccctcaggCGCTGGAAATGCCGCGGCCCAGGCCCggccggtgggccacaggtgcagctgtcggtgctcccctgggtgttcagtccagagcaggtttaaacaggtccaaagaaaagggaaaaaaccacaggccagggaacttctctgcctcagctagctaaaagtaactaaaagcaaaagagagctctgtcccgctgtctgtgctgcagacagCACAGTCTAGGAGAAGGACGTGGGGGAGCAAGTGCAGTTTCTGGTAACAAACTGCGCACTTCTCTTCCCCTTCACTCTCAGAACCAATCTTAAAGGCgcaaaacttatttctgggctaaacacatgaatggggatacaagcattaTAAAGTCACCCCCAGGACAACATGGGAGTGTTGACACATATGCCTGAGGGTATACCTTTCTGATAAAACCCAACTGGCAGAACTatgcagctgccagagcagggccAAACAGCAGTTGTGCCATTAGAAGGCAACATAAGCCATCAAAGAGAGGTGGGGGCACATACAAGGCCTCTGTGGCTGTCAGAGCTGCGAAGGTCGCAGCTCTGGcggaaagggagggaaaaactGACAGGGAGATTGGAAAATGCCTTCAGCCACCTCCTGTATATCTGAGAGAAATGCTTGCTGTTGTCTTTTCTGAGCTGGCTACAGCCTGACTTGAACTAAGCTGGGAAGTgctcctcttctcccaggcaggaGGAACAGGGACAACCCAACATTCAATCAGTTCTTCAAACAAAGAGATGGTATTGAACACCACAGGGAGGGTATGGATCCCAGCTCCACCTTTCAGGCAGATGGACTGCATGTCTTGGTGCTCTGTAAAGGGGCTTTGTCCCACCAGCATATCCAGATCCTGTACAAGGAAAGCTCAGAGAGTACTAGATCCAAGATTTTAGATTCACTCAGTCTAGGCTGAGTTGTTTCCATCCTCTATCATAAAACTTGCAAGAGGAAGATCTTTTTTCTCTGTACCTCTTCCTCTACTCCTTCCACAAAACTATAGGAGTAGAAAAAACATTCATTAGATTCAGTAGGAAACCATTCAATTCCCTTTCACAAAGCAGCAGAGTACTCAGGAGTCACACAAATGTAGTTCCAGCAGAACATGTGGATGTAGTGTTTTCCAGAATACAGAATAAACATGAAAAGTCTTCCCCCTCAAACTCTTTGAAAGGAAAGACTTATCTTCATtgcttctttccctttcttggccttttttttttttttctgcttgaacCTAGACAGTCATCTATTGTCTAGCCAGAATGGGGTGGCAGAGAACTAATTTAGTCCCTCTGGAATGGCTGTAAAGAGATACACGGTATCTTTCCCACTCCACCTCAGAATTCTTCCCCATCTAAGAGGAATTACAAGGACAGCTTTCTTGCCCAAAGCCAGTTCATGGAAAGCGTGTGGAAAGCGTGGCAGACCTCTCTTGCATAATTAAGATGTGTAGCAGGTCACTCCTTATGAAAGAGATACATTACAACTTGTCTGTAACTTAGTTTTGAGGAACATGTGTCCATCTGTACTGTTTAGAATATCTGACTAATGAGTCAGCACCAATTCCTCAGGTCACAACATAGCTTGACAAGCCAGAATCAAACCTGAGTGCCACATGAAAGAATTGAGCAATAATTGAGCCCTGtgataacaaaaccaaaaaaaagatGACATAAATGCAGAATTGTGATTCACTGCTCATTGTCCATGCAGACCGGTGGCAGGTGATATCCCTCTGGGGTCAGTACTGGGGCCAATACTCTTCAACACTTTTGTCAGCAGCATGTACAGTGGGATCAAGGGCACCCTCTGAATGTTTGGCACCAAAACCAAGCGGTGAGGAGCACCATGAgcactcacagcccaggaaGGCAAAGGgaccctgggctgcatccagagcagtgtgggcagcagggccagggaggggattctgcccctctgctctggtgagacccacctggagtactgagAACAGCTCTGGTGCCCCTAGCAATAAACATGAAACTGTTGGATCAAGTGCAGAGGAAGCCACAACATTGGtaagagggctggagcacctcccccagacaagctgagagagctggggctattcagcctggaaaagagaaggctgtgTGGGAACCTACTGGCAATCCTGCAGTATCTGAAGGGTCCTGCAGggaagatggagagggactCTTCATCAGCAACTGTAGTGAAAGGACAAGGTGTAACGGGTACAAACCAAAAGAAGGGAAATTTATATCAAATACTGGGAAGAAATCATTTTCTGGGAGGGTGGCAAgatactggaacaggttgctcagggagctgtgggtgctTGCCTTTCTGGGCTGCCTTTCTTTCCCATTgcctttctgggctgtgagtgctcACGGCTGGCActgttcaaagccaggctggataaGGTCTTGAGCAACTTGATGTAGTGagaggtgtctctgcccatggcagtaaGGTTGGGACTAGATGAtgctgaaggtcccttccaacccttgACATTCTATGACTCTACGAAACTCCCCAGTCAAACCATTTAAGTAACAGATTCAGGCAGTCAGTGCCTTGCCAGTCTCCCCCACCTGcccatatatataaaattttatgtattttctgATCACAATCATTACCTGTGGATAATGGGGGTAGCAACCGGCTAATGCCGGGGGAATACAATGGAGTATTTCAGTTGCAACAATACCTACATTGTGACAGTTCCTTCCCGTCACATTCTATCCCTATTTTTGCTGTTGTTCTGGGCAATTCACTCAAAAAATACCAACTGAAGTGTAGTAAGTATTTTATTGATAGAGTATCACACAGAGTTCAAAAACCATTGGACAGCTCAGAGCCTAGCCATGTCCTTCCATGTGCAAAATTCAGATGAAATCTGTTGTTTACTTCAGTATGGAATCTTCACTTGctaaaagggaagaaaacacaaagaTGGTTAAAGCTCTTAGCCTCGCAGAACAAAAACAtgcaaagcattaaaaaaaaacaaacataaagCCTATCCTTATGTAATTTCCTTCTGGCCAGTATTTATGATTCCCACTTCTGTTTATTCAACAGAATTGTAATTAACAGCTCTGGGATGATGGCAAACTTTTAAGTTTACTCAGCGGTGAAAGACGGTTTTCTGAACTAACAAGTCAAATGAGCTCAGAAAAAGCTACCACTGCAGGTATGTTCATTTTAAGGAACAATCTTGAGCAACTGCATTGCACACAAAGAGAGtttaacaactttttttttctgaaaaaaaacagaTCAAACCCATTGTTGGGAACAACAGACCTGTCACTTATGTGCCACTTTTAAACAGATTAAACATTCtaaagcaataataataatgaacATTTCCTTACTAAGTGGCCTGGCAACATTACAGCACAGCCTCCACCTCCAAAAATACAGAAAGTTTAATCTAACTAGAGAACATCTTAAAGATccgtttttttcttttagtccATGACCAATAGAGATGATGTATCTAAGAAGGCAAAAAGCTTTCTCTCCAGTAAGTCATAGacaaaacatattttaatttctgtatgTGTAGTTAAATATAGTGTTTTGTTCAACAATAATTTTGTTTAGAACAATGCAAATGTTCTTTTGCATGGGAAGAGTTACAGAGCGTGTATCTGCACCAAGAACAGCTTGAGTTGTtaatcaatttttttaaaattcttcttagTTTTAAGTCTACCTAAAATTCCTAGGTGAAACAAAGCTAGAGAGTACATTCCTCTGTATGGGAGAGGGGAAGAAATCCTCTGTTAGACCCATACAGGGAACAGAAGAAATAATCCTAAAGACAAGGGAAACAATGCTGCAGCAGAATACTGCAGCTGGAATACTACGGTGGAAGGGAATGAGAACAAAAGCAGCAGTATTAGCTGCGAATGATGCCCTCCAGCACACCCTCTGCATGAGATACAACAAAAGCAGCTCTAACACTGCAAAATACAAAAAGACCAAGCTGACCTCTAGCAATACACGTGTGATGCCACTTAAAAGTCTCAAGTTGCAATTAGGTACCATTGCCTATGCCTTATATTTAGTCGTATTTGTGAGGTTCCTACACTTCATGGAGCAAAGGGCTTGCACATCCAGATGAAAAAGAGACAAGCCAGCACAGCTGATATATAGATTCAGTTTTCCTCACAGAATAATGACCATCTTTTCGCAGTCTGTTTTTTTGGTGGAGATTCAGCCATTTAGCAAAAGTGTTACGTTCTGCTCTGACAAGCTTTTCAAAATGCAGGCATAATGAGACAGCAGTACTATTTACTCCTCACACGGCCCTAACCCTCGCCTCCAGAGATTAGCTGCAGGCCCCAGTTTCTCTTAAGAGCACTGCGGTGGAACACCAGTCCTGCAACCTAGCGCCTGCAACACAGTGTGGGATGAATATACTAAACCGAGGAACTACCTTCTGCAAGCTCCTTTGCAATTCGCTCCAGTTCTTCAcgtttctttttctcctccgcCTCTACTCTCCTCTCTTCTTCAGCAATCGGCTTCAGGTAGTCTGCCATCAACACAAGCCCTTTAAAACACAACTTCCCGAACCCCCGGCGGAAAGCTCCGCTCTTGCGGGCTCGATCAAAAAGGAGCAGAAGCCAGTTTTGCTGGCAGAAAAGCACATTTCATAGGGATCTGTGCCTTCACACCAGCAGGGCCGCCCGGCACGGCCGCGCCCGGGCCGAGGGAGGGAAATGGCGGCCGGGACATTTGAAGGTGCCCttgcggggcgggcgcggggggcGGGCAGCGGCCGCCCGGGACGCCGCACTCACCGTATCGCTTCTTGCCGTAGATCATCCCCACGAGCAGCGCCGAGTACCGGGTGAACTGCGGGAACAGAGACAAGGACGCGCCCTTCGCTCAGCCCACAGGCACGGCCggcccccgcagccccgcgcCCCGGCCCGCCGGCCCGGGCTGCCCTCCCCGCGCCCCCGGCACAGCCCCGGCAATCCCCCACAGCGCTCTCACCTTGATGAGCGGGGACACCTGCACCGGCGGGATCATCCTggcggcggctgcggcggcGGCCGGAACTGAGCGCGGCGGGAGGAAGGGGTGGGAACAGCCGTGACCGGGAAGCCAAATGTGGCGCCGCCCTCTGCTTTCCGAGCGTCGCCCCTacaaggaggggctgagggagctgcggCGATGCGGCCTGTGAGAAGGATCGAGGGGATCTCATCCATGTTTTTCAATGACAAATGCACATAGACTGAACGGCAggaaattccttttaaatggaACAAAAGATAAccactcttttatttttttaaatttttaattatttttttaactcaTAGGGGTAATTGTACATTTTAACCCGTTGAGCACTTTGAAAACATATACtcgaaatattttttcattgtcAGGGTAGTCAGGTATTGGTGCAGATTGgccagggaggtggtgcagtcaccatccctggaggtgtgcAAGAGGCATGAGGATCGGGTGCAGGTGATGTGGTCTAGTGGTCTCGGGGTTacagtggcactgctgggtgaacagctggactggatgatcttaaGGTCTCTTtacaaccttaatgattctgtcaTTAAATGGTTGTGGTGTCTCTGTGGAGATGCTCAGTCCGACTGGACAAAGACCTCTGCAACCAACCCATGTGGCCAACCCTGCTTCAAACTGGagggttggactagatggtcTTCAGAGGCCCCTCACAATGACATCGGTTCTGTGGTTATGGTATTGTAATTACTGCATTTCAGTTTAATTTTCAGAGATACAAAACCCTGTGGTCATTAGCAATTCTATCAAGAACAACTAGTTACAGTTATATTTGGGAATGATCTCCTACTTGAGAATGACAGAATTCAAATTGATGAAGTTTGTTTCTAAAGAACCTGAAATGATGCTAAATGACCTCTCTTTATATAAAGCCTCATATCATGTTTGTCCTTAGGTTTAGGTTCTGACATATTACCAAATTTGGGTTGAATAATGCTATTTTGACTGcaagcaaaaataaaactgttCTTTCTGCAGAACTGCAGAACAAATTACTTATTTGTAAGTGGGgtaaacaaaaaaatcagaaacaaaccaacccagaaaaaccaaaccaaccaaaatgatgcatacacacacacacacaaaaaagcaTTATTGAGCGAGTACAGTGCCCTGTAATATTTATACATGGCTTTATACAAAGCGTCTTATAGACACTGAATGAAACTCCTTGGCTAGTTTTTGGGTTTCATTCTCTTCAGCTACGAAAAGTAGAATCAACATTTCTTTACAtcacattaaaaacattttggtattttgtaaaaaaaagtcacaaaactgctgaggttggaagggaccttggtGACCTTGTAGGAAAAACCCACCTAACTTAATTTTAATTACAGACATTGGCCTTAAAGTTCACCTACAGCGAAGAAATAAATGGCTTGAAGTTTTGTTTCTTCACTGATTGCAATTTATTACAAATACACATATTCACTACTATGTGTCTGCTGCACATTAGAAACAAAACCATACAGAACCAAAAGTGCTTATATTAAGTATCAGAAAAACTGCTATACACAACACAATGGAAGTAATTTAACCACGACTAGGTATAAATCCCCTTGAATAGCTGAACATACTCTTCATGAGAAGTATGTAATATTCACAATGACATATTCGGCATCAAGGTGCTTCAAAACAAAAGCACAAGTGCTTTCAAGACTGATCTCAACTGAAACGAGATATTTGTTTTTTACCTGTAATTTCTTCAAGCATATTTTGCCACCTTTTTTTTCATGATGAACAACAAAATTCCCCAAATGCCTTTAATTATGGCATTAAAGTTGTTAGGCACTAAGATAATTCAAGATACAAATTAATCACTCTGCCAGAAGGAAATGTAATCGCTTCTAAGGCAGCCAGAGTTTAGATGATTTGAAAAGCACAATACTTATCCAGCTCCATgtaagtgtaaaaaaaaaaaaattcaacattATCATGGACAGGAACTTCTAGGGGTTAGTTTCTTCTGCTGTCTTCCTGAGACTCAGAAATCTGTGGGACCCCTTACTTGTCCACAACTCAGGAGAAAGCTTAACTCCTTTACCTGATGTGGAATTCTCACACATTGCAGTCTCATACTCTCCTTGAATATGACACCATGCCTTCTGAGTAACAGAAGAATGTTCCATTGCCAGACAAAAAACAGACACAAAAAGCCTGAGAAATTAAAACACTTCAGACAAGAAGCTTctgcagaacagaaaaaaacttACATCTAATCACAGAGctcttttccctcagaaaatatCAAAGCTAGTTGAAACTTGGATGCAAAGCCAGATCATTCCTCATTGTTTACacacttttaaaaaaagaaaagatatgGCCAAAGAACTTGTGTTCAGATGGTTTGGAAGACTGCTATCACAATTGCAACTCCCATC
Coding sequences within it:
- the ATP5ME gene encoding ATP synthase F(0) complex subunit e, mitochondrial, with translation MIPPVQVSPLIKFTRYSALLVGMIYGKKRYDYLKPIAEEERRVEAEEKKKREELERIAKELAEASEDSILK